From the Nocardiopsis changdeensis genome, the window TCGGGGTTGCAGCTGTTGCGGCCCCTGCCGGGTGGGAATGGATCATCGCCACCGAGGGCACCGAACTCCGCGGCACCTTCGATGGCCCCCAGGCCCACCTCGCCGACGACCTTCGTGTCCGTTTCGTGGAGTTCAGCGGGGGGCGGGACGTAGTGCCGGCGTTCGTGGGCTTCGACGCGAACACCACCCCTGAAGTGGCGCAACGCGAGCACCAGGCGCATAGGGACGCTGGCCCCGAGGTGGTGAGGAACAGTGTCCGGATCGCGCGTCAGGCCCAGGTCCGCCTTCACTTCGAGCACCCTCACCGCGTTCCCAAGCACTCCGACCGGCCGCAGACACCGCCGTTCGCGTTCGACCCGGGCCGGATCGGGCAGATCGCTTGTGACGCTTCGGTGTCTACCGGAACCGGTCAAGGGGCATGGGCGGTGACATCCGACGCCGGGTGGTACCAGTGCGGCCTCATCGAAGCGGACCCGGGCTATCTGCCGTCGAACACCGCGGAGTTGATCGCCTTGTACCGGGCGGTGTCTTTTGCCCGTTGCGTTCCTGGTGAGGTCCAGGTGTTCAACGACAACCAGCAGGCCGTCAAGATGGTGCACCTGCTAGAGGGCGGGGCGACCCAGCAAGAGGTGTACGCGCGCTGGCCGGCGCTTTTGCAGCCCCCGGTCGCCGGGCTGTTCGACCTGTTCAGGCACCACCGCTCCCCGTATGTGATGAACGTGGTGTGGTGGCCTCGCAACATCACCCCGGCCATGGAGTGGGCGGACCGTCTTGCGGTGGCGACGAGCAGGGGGGAGATGGCGCCGACCGCTCCGACGATGAACTTGCGGGGTGCCCGGCCGCCGTTCCGCATGGACCTGCCCCGGCTGGTGTTGGAGTTCATCGACTACGCGGAAACGGCCGGGTGGGAGGTCATCGGTGCCGGCATCAGCCCGGCAGGCCCTGGTTCTCCGCTTTCACGGACGGTGAAGGTCCGGAGAGGCGGTGTGCAGATCGTCGGGAAGTGGGAGAGGCGGCGAAAGCAGTGGGAGCCGTGTGTGGTGCAGCGGTACAGCGGGGGGCGGTCCGAGTCGGTGGGGTGGGATGAGGCGTTCGCTGAACTTGCCCAAGGTGGGCTTCGAGCGTGATGCTCGGCTACCCGCAGGGCGGGCGTGAGGGCCTGCTATGTGGGCGATTCGCCGTGGTCTGGAGGATGGTTCGCGGTTTCGCCCCCGACGAGCAGCCCCCGGACACGTAGATCACCAACGACGAGGACCCCGATCGCCAGGACGAGCGAAGCACGCACCGCGCCGCGGTGAGGAGGCCGCCCCTGGCATGGCCAGGGCCCGGGGCAGCATCGCCGGGCTGTAGCGGAGCGGTGCGCCCAGGGAGGGGGCTACTCCGCGCTGGGGGGCGTGTCATCGGCACCGACCTGTACCGACTCCCCCCATGCGTAGGTGAGCTTCCACTGGAGAGCCGCAAGGACGTTCAGGCAGGTCTCCACCGGGCGGCCGCCGCACGGGCGGCCGGGCGTGGTCGCGGCACGCAGGACCTTCACCTCAGCCGGCCAGGACCGGCCGGTGCAGGTCCCGGTGAACGACGTCGACCACCCACCCGGCCGCCCGTGCGGCGACCGCCAGGTGTTCGGCCATGGCGACACTGCGGTGCTTACCGCCCGTACACCCCCAGCCGATCACCGCCGGGCCAGCGCCAACCCGGCGCCGCAGCAGGTCGAGCGCCGCCACCGTGCCCGCGGCCACCTCCAGCGCGCCGGGCGTGGTCAGCACGTGGGCTGCGATCACCGGATCCAAGCCGGTCCGCTGGCGCTGGAGGTCGTCGAGTACGTAGGCCGGATCGTCCAGGAGGGCCCGCAGGTCCCACACCAGCCACATCCCGAGTGGAGCACCGTGCGCGTAGCCGAAGGAGATCATCCGGAGCCGAGGAGGAAGAGAAGAAGCAGGCATACCGCCAGGGTGGCGGTCGGCGCGCCGGTCCCGGCAGGGGTTGCCTGTTGCCCATCGCCGCAGGCAACAGGCAACACCCCGATTTTTGCCCCCCAGGGCCGGGTCCGCTGCGATGATGGTCCGCGACGACGCCCCGACCCCCGAGAGGAACCCCCTGTGTCCGACCTCAGCGACGACCTGCGTAACCTCACCCCCGACCCCGACGACCAGCCTCTGAAAATCGAGGTGGACGAGGCGACCCGCACCGACAACCCCCAGGTCACGTTCCAGACGCTGGCCGAGGAGTTCGCCGAGCACTACCGCAAGATCCTCACCAGGCTCCCCGCGGACCGCAGGGCCGCCCATGAGCAGGGGTGGGAGGAGATCCACCGCAGCACGCTGGTGTACTGGGAGCAGACCAAGTGCAACGGCCACGACCCCGCGACCCTGTACGGATGGGAGACCGTGGCCGCCATGGTCGACATCTCCCAGCACATGCTGAACATCGCCGCAGAGGCTGCCGAGCAGGACGAGTAGGCACACTCACTACCGCGGGCCGCCCTGGAGCACAGGGCGGCCCGCGACGCGGTCGAGGACGTCCGCGCAGTCCGTCACACCGACGCGGCGGCGCCTGGCCCGGCCAGCCGGACACCAGTCAGCGCGGGCGCCGAAGTGCTCCGCGCTCGAACACGCCACGAACCGCCGCCCAGGCGCCGGCCAGGCCGCGCCGCACCGCGCCGGCACGGTGAAGCCCAGGCCCGCCCAGGCTCATGCCGCGGGACCGGGCCAGGTCCGTCAGGGCGTTGACCGCCAACAGCGCGGTGACCTTGTCGATCTGCAACCGGCCCAGCTCCGCCATCTGGACCTGTCCTCCGAGTATGCGGTCGTCGGCTTCATCGAACCGGGCCTGCCAGTGGCCCACCGCCCCCGCGATCACCATCGTGGGCACCGCCGACGGGCCGTCGGCGTCCAGGACACGGCGGGCCTGCACCAGCGCATCGCGCCGCCGCCGACAGCCCACGGCATCGGTGGTTCCGGCGACCAGGGCCGCGACCTGGCCCTGTTCGGCGATGGCGTGATCCAGGTAGCGGGCCAGCGCCGACCGCGCTTCCTCCGCGTACCGGGGGTGGGCGGCCGACAACGTGCTCAGGGAGTCCATGCACGCCACCGTAGAAGACCGGCCTGTGGCCCGGCACCCCAAGAGCGCCTTCTGGCCGCGACCGGACACCAGGCCAGCTCTCCCCCAGTAGGGGCGGACGGGTTCCGTCTGCGTCTGGGGTGTGCTCCCAAGCCTGTGCGCCGACCGCAGGCAGCACGGGTGACATCGTCCGGACCGGTGCGCGTTCGTCGGGCAGCGGCACGGAGGCAGTGCCGCATCAGCACTGTATGGGGCACAACATGATGCCGGAGTCGTCAGGGTCGTGGCCTTGGTTCCTCCCACGTCCACCGCCCCGCGGGGGAGCCGTCCGGATGACGGCCGTAGGGCCACAGCGACGGGGGCGGCACAGCGAGCCCGCCGGCGTCCAGTACTCGCCTCTCGAATTTCGCTGCCGATTGTTCCTGCCCCGTTCGGTGCAGTTCCTCCAATAGAGAGGCGACATCGTGCGCATGGATGTTGGTGTGTACGGCTGCCCGGGCCGCCAGTTCCTCCGCGGCCTGTGCCTGCCCCGTTCGGTGCAGCGCTCCCAGCAGGGAGGCGACGGCGTGCGGGTGGGTGAGGTCAGCATGTGCGGCCGCTCGGGACGCCACTTCCTCCGCGGCCTGTGCCTGCCCCGTTTGGTGAAGTGCGACCAGTAGGCTGCCGGCGGGGGACGGGTTGGTGAGGTCGGCGTGTATGGCTGCCCGGGACGCCAGTTCCTCCAGGGCCTGTTCCTGCCCCATGTCGCGCAGCGCCTTCAACAGGAAGTTGACGGCGACCGGGTCGGTGAGGTTGGCGTGTACGGCGGGGTTGCGTGCCAGCAAGGCAGCCACAGCCTGTCCCTGTCCCGCTCCGTGCAGGTCCCTCAGGAGGGAAGCGACAGCGCTCGGGTCGGTGAGGTCGGCGTGTACGGCTGCTCGGGACGCCAGTTCCTCCATGGCCTGTTCCTGTCCCGTGTGTCGCAGCAACTCCAGTAGGACGCCAACGGCGCCTGGGTCGGTGAGGTCGGCGTGTACAGCTGCCCGGGACGCCAGTTCCTTCGCGGTCCGTGCCTGCCCCAAGTCGCGCAGCTCCCCCACCAGGAAGAACACTTTGCCCGGGTGAGAGAGGTCGGCGTGTACGGCGGGGTTGCGTGCCAACAAGGCAGCCGTGGCCTGCTCCTGCCCTGCGTCGCGCAGCTTCTCCAGTAGGAAGGCGACGGCGCGCGGGTCGGTGAGGTCGACGTGCGCGGCCGCCCGGGACGCCAGTTCCTTCGCGGCCCGTACCTGCCCTGCGTCGCGCAGCCCCTCCACTAGGGAGATGACGGCGCTCGGGTCGGTGAGGTCGGCGTGTACGGCGGGGTTGCGTGCCAACAAGGCAGTCACGGCCTGTCCCTGCCTCATGCGGTGCAGAACCTCCAGCAGGGAGGCGACGGCGTGCGGTTGGGTGAGGTCGGCGTGTACGGCGGGGTTGCGTGCCAACAAGGCAGTCACGGCCTGTCCCTGCCTCATGCGGTGCAGAACCTCCAGCAGGGAGGCGACGGCGCTCGGGTTGGTGAGGTCGGCGTGTACGGCTGCCCGGGACGCCAGTTCCTTCACCGCCTGTTCTTGCCCTGCGTCGCGCAGCTTCTCCAGTAGGAAGGCGACGGCGCTCGGGTTGGTGAGGTCGGCGTGTACGGCTGCCCGGGACGCCAGTTCCTTCACCGCCTGTTCTTGCCCTGCGTCGCGCAGTTTCTTCAGTAGGGAGGCAGCGGCGTACGGTTGGGTGAGGTTGGCGTGTGCGGCCGCCCGGGACGCCAGTTCCTTCACCGCCTGTTCCTGCCCTGCGTTGTGCAGCTTCTCCAGTAGGAAGGCGGCGGTGTCCGGGTCGGTGGGGACGGTGTGCGCCGCGATCCAGCCCGCACCATGCTGGTCGGGATCGGTTTCAGGCAACAGCAGCCTGACGGCCAGAAGCGCGGCCCGGGGGTGACGGGCCAAGATGGCCCGCTGGCTGAGTCGGACTGCGTGCCAGAGCAGGCCGCGATTCCGAGCCGCCTTCACCAGGATGTACA encodes:
- a CDS encoding helix-turn-helix domain-containing protein, producing the protein MAEGVAAGDRLDKDEHRRTYEAVATGGDVDQAGPREELSERLDTARLRSGLTKEQLRARAGLSRTTVSNALNGTGPLPTKETITALARALGLEPGPLLELRRKAADPPGQVGAVAAPGSAPPDLPAPDPSTHAANTIIGDLSHSTVIQAHTAIISPPNPPAPAPRPAPGRPIGECDPHDLEMRVAGSPPTSPAATVSVPQRDTARLPGYVRRDHDDVLDRAVRAALGGSSRMVVLVGLSSTGKTRACWEAVQPLAEHGWRLWHPFDPTRAEAALEGLGRVGPRTVVWLNESQHYLAHPRFGEQIAAALHVLLTNPARGPVLVLGTLWKKYCDALTAQPDPGHQDAHAQARALLEGRQVTVPVAFTNDQLDNARELAQSGDGQLAHALEHVRDGRLAQTLAGAPELVRRYETASPGARALLNAAMDARRLGVSLHLPLGFLVQAAEGYLTDDELDALPDQWVDQALEEAGTVVHGGQAPLRLVRTRRSDQTTSTAQGPVYRLEDYLEQHANHTRREKCPPASFWHAVEEHLTDPDDLYILVKAARNRGLLWHAVRLSQRAILARHPRAALLAVRLLLPETDPDQHGAGWIAAHTVPTDPDTAAFLLEKLHNAGQEQAVKELASRAAAHANLTQPYAAASLLKKLRDAGQEQAVKELASRAAVHADLTNPSAVAFLLEKLRDAGQEQAVKELASRAAVHADLTNPSAVASLLEVLHRMRQGQAVTALLARNPAVHADLTQPHAVASLLEVLHRMRQGQAVTALLARNPAVHADLTDPSAVISLVEGLRDAGQVRAAKELASRAAAHVDLTDPRAVAFLLEKLRDAGQEQATAALLARNPAVHADLSHPGKVFFLVGELRDLGQARTAKELASRAAVHADLTDPGAVGVLLELLRHTGQEQAMEELASRAAVHADLTDPSAVASLLRDLHGAGQGQAVAALLARNPAVHANLTDPVAVNFLLKALRDMGQEQALEELASRAAIHADLTNPSPAGSLLVALHQTGQAQAAEEVASRAAAHADLTHPHAVASLLGALHRTGQAQAAEELAARAAVHTNIHAHDVASLLEELHRTGQEQSAAKFERRVLDAGGLAVPPPSLWPYGRHPDGSPAGRWTWEEPRPRP
- a CDS encoding RapZ C-terminal domain-containing protein → MPASSLPPRLRMISFGYAHGAPLGMWLVWDLRALLDDPAYVLDDLQRQRTGLDPVIAAHVLTTPGALEVAAGTVAALDLLRRRVGAGPAVIGWGCTGGKHRSVAMAEHLAVAARAAGWVVDVVHRDLHRPVLAG